The genomic DNA TTCTTCAGCCCTGATAATATGGCTGATCTTCATCTGCATATCATCTACCACGCTGGCAAAATTGTAAGTAGGCTGACCGTTTGATTTAACAATTATAAAATCATCCAGGTGTTCATTTTCGAAACTTACTTCTCCTCTGATCTCATCGTGAACAACGGTTGAACCGAAATCCGGAGTGATCAGCCTGATAACCGGTTTTCGACCTTCTTTTTCAAAGACATCTATCCTGTCCTGAGTAAGATTTCTACAGATTCCCGGATAGAGATATGTCTTGTTTTCCTTTCTGGCTTCCTCTCTTCCGGCAGCCAATTCTTCCACACTACAGTAGCATTGATAAGCTTTACCTTCTACTAGCAGTCTGTTTGCTTCTTTCTGATATTCTTTCAACCTTTGTGACTGGTAATAGGGACCTTCGTCCCAGTTAAGTCCAAGCCACGACATCGATTCGATCAGTTTATCAATATACTCATTACGGGATCTCTCCGTATCGGTATCATCTATGCGCAGCACAAAAGTACCTTTTTCTTTTCGGACGAATAACAAATTAAACAACGCAGTCCGGGCTCCACCGATATGCAGTTCACCGGTTGGGCTCGGAGCAAATCTTACCCTCACTTCTGGCACTATAACACCTCGCTAATATAATATTTTTAATTCAGGATTGAAAGTAATATACCGGCGGCCACTGCTGAGCCAATTACACCGGCTACATTTGGACCCATAGCATGCATTAGTAAATAATTATTCGGATTTTCCCGTTTTCCAACTGTCTGTGATACCCTTGCTGCCATCGGAACTGCAGAAACGCCTGCCGAACCGATTAAGGGATTTATATTACCCTTTGTAATCACATTTAAAAGTTTTCCCATCAAAACCCCTGCTGCAGTCCCGAAAGCAAAGGCTACCAACCCAAGCAAGATGATTTTGATTGTATCAGGAGTCAAAAAATAAGCTGCAGTTGCTTTTGCCCCGACGGTCAGTCCCAAAAATATTACAACAATGTTGTTTAGTTCATTTTGAGCCGCCTTGCTCAAACGTTCAGTAACTCCGGATTCCCTGAGTAGGTTTCCAAACATCAGCATGCCGAGAAGTGGTAGAGCTGCAGGCAATAACAAACCGGTAATGATAATAACGATGATAGGAAACATGATCTTCTCAGTTTTTGATACCGGTCGCAGTTGTTTCATGACTATCTGTCGCTCTTTTTTACTGGTCAGCATGCGCATTATTGGTGGTTGAATAACCGGAACCAACGCCATATAAGAATATGCGGCAATGGCAATTGAGCCTAATAATTCAGGGGCCAGACGGGTAGCTATGAATATGGCTGTTGGTCCATCTGCACCACCGATAATCCCGATTGCTCCGGCCTGTTGAGCCGTAAACCCCAGGTAGAAAGCTCCGACAAAAGTTAAAAATATACCAAATTGAGCAGCAGCGCCCAGGAGCAAGGTAATCGGGTTGGCAATCAAAGGTCCAAAATCTGTAAGTGCTCCCACACCGAGAAATATCAATGGTGGATATATTCCTAGTTCCAGCCCCAGTGAAAGATAGTATAGCAGGCCACCTAACTGCTGATCAACAGCAGGTGCCATCAGGTTTCCAAGAGGTAAATTAACCAACAAAATACCGAAACTGATCGGGACCAATAGCAATGGTTCATATTTCTTTACTATCCCAAGGTACAGAAGTATACCGGCGATAATAATCATAATTACGTCGTTAATCTGGATATTTAAAAAACCGGTTGTTGATAAAAATTCAATAAGAAGATCAATCATAACAGCTCAACCCCTTTCGATCAATCATGATAAGATTACTAAGAAAGCATAATCAAGGGGTCTCCGCTGTTTACTGTGTCGCCTTTTTTGACCAGCACAGCTGAAACCGTACCATTCTGTGGAGCTGTAAGTTCATTTTCCATTTTCATCGCTTCCAGAATCAAAAGAATGTCACCTTCACTGACTTTATCACCAACCTGCACCGGAACATCAAGTACGGAACCGGGCATGGGAGCTTTTACCTCCAATCCATTCCCGGCTGCCGGCTGTAGGAGATCTTTTTCCTTACTTTCAGAAACCGGGTTTTCTTTCTCGATCATCGGTGCTGGAGTTACAACTGGTTTTGCAGCAATCTCCTCTTCGGAAGTTCCTACAGTTTTCTGTTCAGCTGTAACTTCCGTTTCCTCAACCTCTACTAAATAAGTATGACCATCAACTGTTACCTTAAATTTTTTCACGTTTCTTACTCCTCCTCATCTGATCAATCATCAGGTTGCTATCCATCAACTCTTTTCGTCCATTTATTTTCCAGCTCGTAGTGGAACCTGACCAGCCGGACTTAACCGCAACTGTTATCGGTTTTTTAAATTTCAAAGCTTTATCATATTGCAGATACTGGTACACAGCACCAATAATGGCAGCAACACGTCTGCCTTCGTCATCGCCGACGTTTTTTAACAACTGTGCAGATATATCTCCGCCTGAAACCACACGCTCTGGTTTACTTTTGCCTTGTTGGTTAAAGACCTTGCTGAACATGGAGAGAATTCCATAGAGCAGAAAAAGTATAACCATGACAACCATAAATCCAACAACCATTACCTGCATTGCAAAATTTAATTTTTCCATATATCTCGCTGTCCCTCCATTAGAGCATATAACTGATTTTAGCATTTTCTCCTGTTGATGAAAAGAGCAATCCTTTATTTACCTGCCGCTTCTTTAAGCTTTCGGTAAAATTCATAATCGATCGCGAAATGCTTTGGATAGGCCGGCTTATCTCTTGACTCACCGTGAAAATCAGAACCACCGGTTATAATCAGGTTGTTAGCAGCAGCAACTTTAGAATAATATTGAATCATCGACCTGCCGTGATCCGGATGGTATACTTCGATACCGTCTAATCCCAATTTTATCAAATATTTTATACGGTCAATGCACTTTTCTCCAGGATGGGCAATAACTTTGACTGCTCCGGATTCCTTCAGTAAACTCATTGTTTCAGCTGTGCTTAAAGTTTTACGCTCATAGTAGGCCGGTCTGTTCCATCCCAAATATAAGGAAAAAGCCTCTTCTAGGTTCTGGACATATCTTTTATTTAGCATAACCCGGGCCAGGTGCAGCCGGCCTGGAGCAGCCGCTCCGGCTTCCCTTTCTATATCGCCTTTAGATAAATTGAATTTCATCTTTTGGAGACGCTCGATAATTATATCCATCCTTCTTAGTCTTTCTTCTCTCAATAAAACCAGTGCATCATTAAGGATCTTTAACTTTTCCGGATAGTAACCCAATAAGTGAATTTCAGTATCATTTTCAATAACGCTTATTTCTACTCCGGGCACAAATTCAATCTTTGCTGCTGATACAGCTTCAGCTGCTTCTTTTAGTCCCTCAATTGAATCGTGATCAGTTAATGCGACAGCCTTTATTCCAGATTTAGCAACAATTGTAATCAACTCGGTAGGTGTAAATAATCCATCAGAATAATTGCTGTGCATATGCAGATCAATAGTTTTATTAGTATTATGCATCTTCACCTGATCCTATATATTAATAATATTTTTAAATCAAATAAAATAATCTCATAGAAAAAACCCTCCCGAAGTATAAAACAGGAGGGTGTTTCAATCGCTTAATTTTTCTTGTCGATTGAGCCTAGCGAGGTTCGATAATTAATTTAATCGCTGTTCGTTCTTCGCCATCAATCTCAATATCCGTAAAGGCCGGGATGCATATTAAGTCGATGCCTCCTGGAGCGACAAATCCTCTTGCTATGGCAACCGCTTTGACTGCCTGGTTAAGAGCCCCCGCTCCTATAGTTTGAATTTCTGCGCCTCCTCTTTCCCTAAGCACTCCAGCCAGAGCACCTGCTACGGAATTAGGATTAGACTTTGCTGAGACTTTTAATACTTCCATTGTAATGTTCCTCCCTTGCGGATTTACATACAATATTCGGCCTAATAAATAAAAGTCCTGCCAGAATTATATGAATAATTCGATATACTTTAAAATATTTCAGAGATAGGTTTTATTTCCAGCGCTTTTCCGGAACCTATATCCAGATCGATAATAACTGCATTAAACAAAACCTTGCCTTCGGAAATCTCCAGCTTATGAGGTAACCTTGTAATGAACCTCTGCAGCGCTCCTTCTATATCTACACCCAGGATTGAATCATATTTACCGACCATACCGACATCTGATATAAACGCAGTTCCCCGGTTTAGGATTCTGCAATCCGCGGTTTGAACATGGCTGTGAGTACCGAGCACCGCGCTTACTTTTCCATCAAGGTACCAACCCATTGCCTGCTTTTCCGAGGTCGCCTCTGCATGAAAGTCTACTATTATTAGATTGGTTTCTTTCTTCAGATTCTTAATCTCACGTTCTGCAGCCCTGAAGGGGCAATCTGCAGGGTTCATGAAAACACGACCGATCAAATTTATAACGCCTATTTTTACGTTCTCTTTTATTAATACTGCTGCACCACGGCCGGGTGTTGTATTAGTTGGTAAATTAGCCGGGCGGATGAGACCTTCTTCACGCTCCAAGATATTGTATATATCTTTTCTATCCCAGGTGTGGTTACCTCCTGTAATCAGATCTATTCCCATATCAATCAATTCAGCATATACTTTTTCTGTTATTCCAGCTCCGCCGGCAGCATTTTCACCATTGGCAATAACCAGATCAATCTCATTTTTCGATATAATCTTTTGTAGGTGATTTGCTAAATAATTTCTTGCAGGTTTACCAACAATATCCCCGATAAATAGAATACGCATATCCTTCTCCTTTAAAAGGGCAATATATATAATCGGCACTGAAAGCTTACTGCAATTAGAATCTTCCTGTTTAAGCTCCAGTGCCGAATCTTTTTACTTTAATTCAACGCAGCTTACTTGGCGTAATCGACTGCTCTTGTTTCGCGGATTACGGTTACCTTAATCTGTCCGGGATATTCAAGTTCACTTTCTATTTTCTTAACAATATCACGAGCCACCTGGATAGACTTGTAATCATCGATCCGGTCCGGCTTGACCATTATTCTGATCTCACGGCCGGCGTGAATGGCATATGCTTTTTCTACACCATCAAATGAATCTGCAATATTTTCAAGATTTTCAAGCCTTTTGATATAAGCCTCCAGCGTTTCTCTACGCGCACCTGGACGAACAGCTGATATTGCATCAGCTGACTGAATTAGAACAGCCTCCAGTGTATGAAAATCTGTATCACCATGGTGTGCAGCAATAGCATTGATTATGCCCGGAGATTCTTTATATTTCTTGGCCAGTTCGGCACCGATAAAGACGTGGGATCCTTCTGTTTCATGGTCTATGGCTTTACCGATATCATGCAGCAGTCCAGCTCGTTTCGCAAATGTTACATCAAGCCCCAGTTCAGCTGCCATTATACCAGCTAAATGGGCTACTTCAATAGAATGCTGCAGGACATTTTGCCCATAACTGGTCCTGAAACGAAGTTTCCCCAGCAGATTAACTATTTCAGGATGAAGTCCGTGAACCCTTGTTTCAAAGGTCGCTCTTTCACCCTCTTCCTTAATCTGGGCATCAACTTCTTTGCGGGTTTTTTCAACGATCTCTTCTATTCTGGCGGGATGTATACGTCCATCGCTGACCAGTTTTTCAAGAGATAGGCGGGCCACCTCGCGTCGGATCGGGTCAAATCCGGAAATAATTACTGCTTCCGGGGTATCATCAATAATTAAGTCTATGCCGGTGAGGGTTTCAAGAGCCCTGATATTCCTCCCTTCCCTGCCGATAATGCGTCCTTTCATTTCATCATTGGGCAGAGATACAACCGATACCGTTGATTCAGATACATGGTCGGCTGCGCATCTTTGAATAGCCAGAGTGACAATTTCTCTTGCCTTTTTATCTCCTTCAGCTTTTGCCTGATTTTCAAGATCCCTGACCATCATTAGTAACTCGTGTTCTATTTCTTCCTTTACCCGCTGCATTAAAAGTTCTTTAGCATCTTCCGAGGTCATTCCGGATACTCGCTCCAACTCAGCAAGCTGTTTCTGGTGTATCTCTTCAAGTTGAACACGAACAGTATTGTTTTCTTCTTCTTTTGTCCGGAGTTCCTCTTCTTTTCTCTCCATGTTGGAAATTTTTCGATCAAGACCCTCTTCTTTCTGCAATAAACGTCTTTCAAGACGCTGTAGCTCTGCACGTCTTTCTTTACTTTCTTTTTCAATTTCATTGCGCAGTCGGTGAGCTTCTTCTTTTGCTTCCAGTTCTTTTTCTCTTTTCAGAGCGTTTGCTTTTTCATCAGCTTCTTCAACTATTTTCTTGGCAGCTGACTCAGCAGAAGATATCTTTGCTTCTGCAATCAGTTTTCTGATAAAATAACCGCCTGCAATACCGATAACCAGGGCGGCTAAACTCATTAATATACTTTCCTGCATTTCGGTCACCCCCATTTCTTAGTATGGTTATGATATAGTAATCAATAAAAATATAAGCTGTGTCCAGGACACAGCTTAAAAGAGAAAGTTTTGGAAAAGGGTACAACTATCCCTTAACCTTTGTTATCTTATGCTTTTGTTATCTATCCTCAGTGCGTTACGCACCAGGCTTTCTCTTATCAGTCATGAACTGAACTACCGTTCAAGAATTAATTCTACATTTACAATTTTAGCCTTTACATAATTTTATGTCAAGGAAAGATTACTGCTAATAATTTTTATACTTTACTGCGTCAAGAATAACTCCATCCTGAAATCCACGCCTCTTCAAAAAAGATACTTCTTTACTGAAACTGCTTTCCCGATCTTCTTCTCTACCGGTTGTATTTCTTCTTCTATCAAGAAGCTCTTTTGCTCTTGCCAGGTCTTCTTCGTAATCAAACATCTCTTCAATTTTTTCCTCTAACAGATATCTGTCAATGCCTTTTTGTTTTAATTCATATCGAACGCGATTAATTCCCTGTCCTTTTGATTTTCGGTAATTTATAAATTCCCTGGTAAATTTATCATCATCAATATATCCGAATTCTTCTATCTTTTTAACAGTTTTCTCAATCAGGACAGCAGAATAACCTTTTTTCTTCAGGTAGTCTACAACTTCTTTTCTGCTTCGTGCTCGATATGTAAGATACCGTAAAACCTGGTTAAGAGCCTTTTTAAATATTACCTGATCTTCCAATGCAGTCAACTCCGGTATTAATCCTTATCAGGTTGTTTTACGTCATTATTATCTTTTCCATTACTTTCAGCAATAGTAACCGGCAATCCGGCAAGTTCCCTGACTTTCTGCTCTATTTCTTTCCTAATTGATGTATTCTCTTTCAGGTAATCCCTGACATTTTCTTTCCCCTGACCCAGTCTTTCTTCGCCGTATGAATACCACGCACCGCTTTTAGTAATTACATTATGTTCAAGACCGAGATCTATAATAGAGCCTTCTGCAGAAATTCCCGTGCCATAGAGTATATCGAATTCGGCTATTTTAAACGGCGGGGCAACCTTATTCTTTACCACTTTAACCCGTGTTCTGTTGCCAATTATCTGATCAGAGCCGATCTTTAAAGATTCTATCCTCCTGACATCCAGACGGACTGATGAATAAAACTTTAATGCCCTACCTCCGGGTGTAACTTCCGGGTTACCGAACATTACCCCTACTTTTTCTCTGATCTGATTGATAAATACTGCACAGGTTCTCGATTTGCTGATTACGCCGGAAAGCTTACGCAGTGCCTGCGACATCAATCTTGCCTGCAGCCCCACATGCGCATCACCCATTTCCCCTTCTATTTCTGCTCTCGGCACCAATGCCGCAACCGAGTCAATAACCAGGATGTCAATTGCTCCACTGCGCACAAGAGCTTCCGCAATTTCAAGGGCTTGCTCTCCTGTATCAGGCTGTGATACAAGTAATTCATCCAGATTTACACCGAGATTTGTCGCATATTGGGGGTCCAGTGCATGTTCGGCATCGATAAATGCAGCATATCCGCCCAATTTCTGAGCTTCGGCAATTACATGGAGCGCTACAGTAGTTTTTCCTGATGATTCCGGTCCAAATATCTCGATCACCCTACCTCTGGGCATACCTCCTACTCCAAGGGCAACATCCAGTGATAGGCTTCCGGTTGGAATTATTCCAATATCCTGTCTCGCATCCTGCCCAAGTTTCATAACCGAACCCTTGCCAAACTGCTTTTCAATCTGAACCAGGGCTGCTTCCAGTGCTTTTTCCTTTTCCAAATGATTTTACCTCCTTTATAAGGGTTCTTTTACTGATAATTTCTTTCAAAATTCGCTATTTCCTGCCCTTATTTACAAGATACATAATCATTGTTTCATATTAAAGAGAAATTTAATTATTCGCCCAGTTGGCTTGAATATAACCTGTTATATACCGCACCATGCTTAGTTAATCTGCTTTGATACAAAATAACCTCACAAATATTATTTGGCGGAGATTCAAAATATTCTTCCTGCTCCAGAAATATTTTTACCAATTTATCTGGCAGGGGATATCTTGCCCTTCCGATAGTCAGATGCGGTCGGTAATCTCTTTTTTCCGGTTCAAAACCATACAGGATTAACTCTGAATCGATACTGGAGGCCAGCCTGTTTAAAGCTTCCTTTCCTCTGCTTACATCCACCCAAAAGATCCTCGCCCTCGATAAATTCGGAAAAACTCCACAGCCTCCAAATACAGTCTCAATAGGCTCATAATTCATGAATGCCTTGTCCATAGCGCTTTTAATCTCTGTTATCTTGTGTTCTTCAGTTTCACCTATAAACTTTAACGTCAGGTGCATCCCTTCCGGTTTTACCCATTTGATTCCTTCCAGGTATTCTGAAGCCCTGTGCTGCATATTGAGCACTTCGTGTTTCTGCTTATCCGATAAATCAACAGCAATAAATAATCGAAGCACTCCATTCCCCGGACTATTCATTTATATTCACTTCCCTGAGCAAACTTCTCCGCAATAAATCTATCGATAATTGGACAGCCCTCTCCTTGATTCCCCTTCTTGCACCAGGAAGATTCAACTCTTGGCAACTGCAACCGCCAGGTGAATCAATAGCCACATAAACCAGGCCCACCGGTTTATTTGTTGAATCGCTCTCCGGGCCGGCCAACCCTGTAATACCGATGCCAAAGTCTGTATTAAATTTATTTCTTACCGCTGACGCCATCTTATAGGCGGTTTGCTCACTGACTTCACCGTTAATTTCCAGGTCTGTACGATCAAGGCCAAGTAGATTTATTTTTGCTTCTGCTGAATATACAACCAGGCCGCCTTTGAAGTATTTTGAACTGCCGGGAATATCAGTCAACATATCAGCAAGTAGTCCTCCGCTGCATGATTCTGCGGTAGAAACAGTCATATTTTGATCAGTTAATAATTTTGCAACCGTCCCAACCAGAGTATCATCATCGCAACCATAAATGTAATTGCCAAGCACCTCTCTTAACTGAGATTCAACCTCCGCTATCGAAACATTTGCAATTTCAGGAAGCCCTTTTCCTTTAATCTGAAGATTAACCTCATACCCCCTGGCTACATATGATATGTCTGAAAGCTTTTCTGATCCGGCAGCCTTAATTATTTCCTCCAGCATTGATTCGCCTATACCGGCGCATTTAAGTGTTTTTACTTTTTCCACATTTCCGCAATTACGTTTTACAAGTTCCGGTATTACATAATGATCGAACATGATCTGAAGCTCTGTTGGAGGACCGGGAAGTAACACGATCATCTTTCCATTATCGTATTCCAGAAGTAATCCGGGAGCAGTCCCTCTCGAATTTTCAAGCAGCCTGCTACCATCGAGAACCATCGCCTGTTTACGATTATTTTCCGTCATTTTAAACTTACGATCCTGAAAGAATTTTTCCAACCTTGCTAGCCATTTTTTATCCAGATGCATACTCAATTTAAGTGTTTCCGCGACAGCCTCTCTGGTCAGATCATCATCGGTTGGCCCCAGTCCACCGGTAATTACTATTACTTCACTGGATTCAAGTGCTCTCTTCAGGGCACTGCTGATCGCTTCCATATTATCAGCTACAACACAGCTTTCGCGGACTGAAATACCGATTGACCACAAACGACGTGATAAAAACCCTGCATTGGTGTTTTCTATAAGTCCGGTCAAAATTTCATTGCCTACACAAATTATATCTGCTCTCATTCTCATTCACCTCTAAACATCAAGGAAAGGGCTATCAATGATCATTGGATTAACAGCAAGCAAATTATAAGATGAAGCTGCGGCTATTTCAGCCCGGATCCATGTCCCCGCTTCAAGTTTTCCCTGGTATCGAAAATATGTTATTCCGTCAACTTCCGGAGCCTGCATTTCAGTCCTACCTGCATACCAGTCTTTATTACCGGTTAAAGGTCTGTCAACCAGGATTGTCATTTTTTTACCTATCTGATTTTGATTGATTTTAAATGATATATCTTGTTGTTTTGCCATCAGGCGCTCCAATCTTTTTTTCGACACGCGTAAGGGAACCTGGCCGGTCATTTCATAGGCGGTAGTGCCTTTTTGCACAGAATAGGTAAAAGCGCCCAGATTGTTGAATGGGTAAAGTTCCAAAAAAGAAAGCAGTTCCCTGAAATCCCGGAGATTCTCGCCGGGAAAGCCGACCATACAGGTAGTTCTAAGTGATATCCCGGGTATTTTCTCCTTCAGCCGGTTAATCAGCTTACAGAGAGTTTCCCGATCGTAAGAGCGCCCCATAAGTTTCAATACCTTGCTGGACGCATGTTGAATGGGTAAATCAATATATCGACATATTCTCTTTTCAGATGCTATAAGTTCAATCAGTTTATGATCAATTCTTGAAGGATATGCATACATTATACGCAGCCAGAATTCTTGATCAATATCCATTATCTTCTTAACTAAACCTGGTAGATCCAGACCTTCGCTGGCATATGCTGTCGTGTCCTGGGCAATTAGATTAATCTCGCGTGATCCAAAACTTAATAAGTTTTTTATCTCCTCGACAATTTCTGAAGCTGATTTGCTACGCTGAGGACCCCGGATAGTTGGAATAAGGCAGTAATTACAGTAGTTGCTGCACCCCTCTGAGATTTTTACAAAGGCACTGTGAACAGGTGTAGTCAATGCTCGGGGGGCAAAGGAACAATATGAATTAGCAGGCTTCAATTTCACGGCTGTCCGAATACCTGCTTCGATCATCCTGATCAATAAATCAAGCTTTGAATAGCTGTGAACCCCGATTGCCCCATCGATTTCCGGTATTTTTTTTAATATATCAATTCCGAATATTTCAACCAGACAACCGGCTGCTATAACGATTGGATTTTTTTCATTTTTCACTTCTTCTGCTATGCCAATCAGCGTATTAACAGACTCTTGCTGTGCATCTTCAATAAAACTGCAGGTGTTGATAATAATTATATCTGCTGACTGCCTGTCATCAGTAAGTATATAACCTTTTCCGGAAAGATGTCCCAGTATCTCTTCAGTATCTATCCTGTTCTTTGTGCAACCGAGTGATAGTGCAGCTAATTTTCGAATTTTACGTTTTTTTAGTCGGCTATTTTTCGTTATTATTTGATCTGCTTTTTCCCTGAGGTCCATTATTCCCTCTATTCGTTTTTATTCTTAAAATCCTCGCATATTATTGACGCCTGATCCTGAGTTATCAGTACCTCTCTTGGCTTACTACCTTCAAAGGGACCGACAACTCCTCTTCGTTCGAGATCATCAATTAATCGGGCTGCTCTTGTATATCCAATCCTGAATCTTCTCTGAAGAAGAGAAATCGAAGCCTGCCCCGTGCGGACAACCAGATCTACCGCTTCTGCAAACAATGCATCCATTTCATCATCTTCAGTTTCTTCTGCAGGTTCCATAAATGCACTGCCTTCCTCGTAATCGACTAATCCCTGCTCCTTGATAAAATCTGTAATTCTTTTAACCTCAGCTTCACTTACATATGCACCCTGAACCCTGAAAGGTTTAACTGCACCTACCGGATAGAACAACATGTCTCCGCGTCCTAACAATTTTTCAGCACCAGCCATATCCAAAATTGTTCTGGAATCAAACTGTGAAGAAACAGTAAAGGCGATTCTGGAAGTTATATTTGCCTTGATAATACCGGTTAAAACATCAACTGAAGGCCTTTGTGTGGCCACAACCAAATGTATCCCGGATGCTCTGGACATCTGGGCCAGTCGTGCTATAGCATCCTCAACCTCTCCCGGTGAAACAAGCATCAGGTCAGCCAGTTCATCAATTATTACAACAATAAAGGGCAGCTGTTCCAGATCTTCTTCTTCGGCCGAAAGCTCATTATAAGCCCCGATATCCCTGACTCCCAGCTTGGCAAATAGATCGTAGCGTCTCCCCATTTCTCTGACCATGTTTCTTAGAGCAAGAGAAGCCTTTCTTGGGTCCGTTAAAACCGGCATTAGAAGATGTGGTATGCCATTGTAAACACTTAACTCGACAACTTTGGGATCGATCATCATGAAGCGGACATGATCCGGCCCTGCTTTATAAAGTATACTCATAATCAATGTATTCAGGCAGACACTTTTCCCCGCTCCAGTTGAACCGGCAATTAAGAGGTGAGGCATTTTTGTCAGGTCGGATATTACCGGAATCCCGGTTATATCTTTTCCTAAACCGATTGTCAATGGTGAAGGGCTGGCCTTAAAAGCGCTTTCCTCTATGACTTCCCGGGCATATACCAGTGAAATAACCTTGTTTGGCACTTCGATGCCCAGCGCTGCCTTGCCCGGTATTGGAGCTTCAATTCTAACCAGTGGTGCAGCCAGATTTAATGCCAGATCATCGGAAAGGCTGATTATTTTACTTACCTTTACCCCTGCTTCCGGCTGAACCTCAAACCTGGTTACCGTCGGCCCTGATTGAACATGGATCACTTTGGCTCTGACACCAAAGCTTAGCAGTGTATTTTCAAGCAGCCTGGCTCTATCTTTGCTGCTTTTCAGGTAATGCTTTTCTCCATTTA from Bacillota bacterium includes the following:
- a CDS encoding competence/damage-inducible protein A produces the protein MRADIICVGNEILTGLIENTNAGFLSRRLWSIGISVRESCVVADNMEAISSALKRALESSEVIVITGGLGPTDDDLTREAVAETLKLSMHLDKKWLARLEKFFQDRKFKMTENNRKQAMVLDGSRLLENSRGTAPGLLLEYDNGKMIVLLPGPPTELQIMFDHYVIPELVKRNCGNVEKVKTLKCAGIGESMLEEIIKAAGSEKLSDISYVARGYEVNLQIKGKGLPEIANVSIAEVESQLREVLGNYIYGCDDDTLVGTVAKLLTDQNMTVSTAESCSGGLLADMLTDIPGSSKYFKGGLVVYSAEAKINLLGLDRTDLEINGEVSEQTAYKMASAVRNKFNTDFGIGITGLAGPESDSTNKPVGLVYVAIDSPGGCSCQELNLPGARRGIKERAVQLSIDLLRRSLLREVNINE
- the rimO gene encoding 30S ribosomal protein S12 methylthiotransferase RimO, whose product is MDLREKADQIITKNSRLKKRKIRKLAALSLGCTKNRIDTEEILGHLSGKGYILTDDRQSADIIIINTCSFIEDAQQESVNTLIGIAEEVKNEKNPIVIAAGCLVEIFGIDILKKIPEIDGAIGVHSYSKLDLLIRMIEAGIRTAVKLKPANSYCSFAPRALTTPVHSAFVKISEGCSNYCNYCLIPTIRGPQRSKSASEIVEEIKNLLSFGSREINLIAQDTTAYASEGLDLPGLVKKIMDIDQEFWLRIMYAYPSRIDHKLIELIASEKRICRYIDLPIQHASSKVLKLMGRSYDRETLCKLINRLKEKIPGISLRTTCMVGFPGENLRDFRELLSFLELYPFNNLGAFTYSVQKGTTAYEMTGQVPLRVSKKRLERLMAKQQDISFKINQNQIGKKMTILVDRPLTGNKDWYAGRTEMQAPEVDGITYFRYQGKLEAGTWIRAEIAAASSYNLLAVNPMIIDSPFLDV
- a CDS encoding DNA translocase FtsK 4TM domain-containing protein, with protein sequence MAKKGRKKKKKLNKEMRTQIKGVLLLALAAFTYVGLINTAQTGGVGLFMNSALRTIAGNAAVIIPFFIAVLGLRMLLPAEKHNLKTRMIGILALFVLYTAWVHLDLIATQIPNISGSDWIRQSFRYGFSGEGGGVTGAAVAVSLRYLLGITGGRILLIALAVISGLVILNISIKRLLKGLINATDKIYMVIKSIITSLLRGMRKLLRGSKSRREKAALQKRAALNEQAGNALIQGGSEANGAVRADSAETAANARMEQITVSGYQSERQLEMARHTEQVGEKEDLPEKVVRSGKLKTDYKFPPIDLLSLPTVNGEKHYLKSSKDRARLLENTLLSFGVRAKVIHVQSGPTVTRFEVQPEAGVKVSKIISLSDDLALNLAAPLVRIEAPIPGKAALGIEVPNKVISLVYAREVIEESAFKASPSPLTIGLGKDITGIPVISDLTKMPHLLIAGSTGAGKSVCLNTLIMSILYKAGPDHVRFMMIDPKVVELSVYNGIPHLLMPVLTDPRKASLALRNMVREMGRRYDLFAKLGVRDIGAYNELSAEEEDLEQLPFIVVIIDELADLMLVSPGEVEDAIARLAQMSRASGIHLVVATQRPSVDVLTGIIKANITSRIAFTVSSQFDSRTILDMAGAEKLLGRGDMLFYPVGAVKPFRVQGAYVSEAEVKRITDFIKEQGLVDYEEGSAFMEPAEETEDDEMDALFAEAVDLVVRTGQASISLLQRRFRIGYTRAARLIDDLERRGVVGPFEGSKPREVLITQDQASIICEDFKNKNE